The following proteins come from a genomic window of Acomys russatus chromosome 17, mAcoRus1.1, whole genome shotgun sequence:
- the Dnal4 gene encoding dynein axonemal light chain 4: MGETEGKKEEADYKRLQTFPLVRHSDMPEEMRVETMELCVTACEKFSNNNESAAKMIKETMDKKFGSSWHVVIGEGFGFEITHEVKNLLYLYFGGTLAVCVWKCS; encoded by the exons atgggagagacagaaggaaagaaagaggaggctgACTATAAGCGGCTGCAGACCTTCCCCCTGGTCAGG CACTCGGACATGCCAGAGGAGATGCGAGTGGAGACCATGGAGCTTTGTGTCACAGCCTGTGAGAAGTTCTCCAACAACAACGAG AGTGCTGCAAAGATGATCAAAGAGACAATGGACAAGAAGTTCGGCTCCTCCTGGCATGTGGTGATCGGCGAGGGCTTTGGGTTTGAGATCACCCACGAGGTGAAGAACCTCCTCTACCTGTACTTCGGGGGAACCCTGGCCGTGTGCGTGTGGAAGTGCTCCTGA